Sequence from the Streptomyces sp. NBC_00358 genome:
TGGCCGTGCACCGTCCGGCCCCCTCCCGGTGGACGCGCTGTCGGACGCCCACCAGATTTGGGCAGATGAGCGTCCGTGTCCCCCAGGAGAGGGTCTCCCATCGTGCGTGTCCAGTCGCTGACGCTGGCCGCGGCCGGCGCGGCCGCCCTGCTCGCCTCGGCCCCGGCCGTGCTGTTCACCACCCCGACCACGGGCCGCCCCGGAAGCCCCGTCGTGCCGGCGCGGGAGGGCTCCGTCAGGGCCGCCGACCTGCTGGCGAAGCTTGGTGGCTGCGTCGCCGTCTCGAACGGGCGCTACCGCAGCGACGACGGCACCCGTGCCGAGATCCCGGTCTGCGGAGCCCAGGACGCCGTCTTCTGGAAGGCGGACATGGACATCGACTGCGACGGCAGACCGGGCCCCCTGTGCAACAGCCGCACGGACCCGCTCTTCTCCGAATCCACGGCCTTCCAGCAGTCCGACGGCCGCTATCTGAGCGCCGAGACCCTGCCCTACATCGTCGTCCCGGCCCCCAGTGACGTCTGGAACTACCGGGACCACGGCATAGGGCCGGGCTCGGTGGCGGCCGTGATCTACCGGGACCGCGTCCAGTACGCCGTCGTCGGTGACACCGGCCCGCAGGACATCATCGGCGAGGCCTCCTACGCGGTGGCCGCGGCGCTCGGCATCCGCCCCGATCCGCGCGGCGGCGGTACGCCGTCCGGGGTCACCTACATCGTCTTCAAGAACTCCCGGATGTCACCGATCGAGGACCACGCCGCCGCGGTGGCGGCGGGGGAGCGGCTGGCCCGGAAGCTCGTGGGCGAGGAGTAGCCGCCGGAGTCCGGCGTCGGGCCGCCGCGGCGGAGGCCCCGGCGGTCCCTCCCCGGTACGGTCCCGCAGCGGGACGTCGGGACGTCGGGACGTCGGGACGTCGGGACGTCGGGACGTCGGGACGTCGGGACGTCGGGACGTCGGAACCCGGCGCGGCCGACGGCGGGGCGGCCGTCCGCCAGCCGGCACCGGCTCGGCGGCCGGTGCTCGGTGCTCGGCGCTCGGAGCCGGACGTCAGACGGCCGCCCAGCCGTTGTCCACGGGCAGGATCACGCCGTTGATGTTGCTCGCCGCGTCCGAGGCGAGGAACACGATCGCGGCCGCCTGCTCCTCGGCCTCGGCGGCCCGGCCGACGTTGCCCATGTACGCGCCGAGAACGGCGGGGCCGTGCGCTCCGGCCTCCAGGTCCACGGTGATGGCCGTCCTGGTGCCGCCCGGAGCGATGGCGTTCGCGCGGATGCCCTTGTCCCGGTACATGACGGCGAGGGACTTGGTGAGCCCCACCATGCCGTGCTTCGAGGCGGTGTACGCGGCCCCGGCGGCGCTGCCGCGCAGGCCCGCCTCCGAGGCGGTGTTCACGACGGCGCCCTTGCCGGCCGCGAGCATGTGCGGCAGTACCGCCCGGGTGAGCAGGAACGGAGCGGTGAGGTTGACCCGGATGACCCGCTCCCACTCCGCGTCGCTGACCTCGGCCACCGCCGACATGCGGTCCATGATCCCGGCGTTGTTCACCAGCACGTCCACTCCGCCGAACCGCTCCACCGCCGTCGCGGCCACCCGGTCGACGACCGCCTGCTCGCTCAGGTCGCCCGTGACCGCCACGGCGCTGCCGCCGGATGCCTCGATCTCCTTGACGACCGCCGCGGCGCCCTCGGCGTTGAGATCGGCGACGACCACCCTCGCGCCCTGCGCCGCGAAGGCGAGGGCGGCGGCGCGGCCGATGCCCGAGCCCGCTCCGGTGACGATGACGCTGCGGCCGTCCAGTCCAGTGGTGGTCATGACGTTCTCCCAGAAGTGCGTACGGGCGCGGCCGAGAAGCTGCGCGACCACCGTACGACTTAATGTCGCTGAATGACAGAAAGTCTTCGGAGGTGCCGACGGAGATCGCTACAATCGCCGCAGTCCCGGCAGCACCCGCAGACGGAACCAAGGAGCCACCAGTGCCGCACGGCGCGATCGGCGAACACCCCGGCCGGGGCCGCGGCCGTACCGGGCGGCCACCGCTGACCGAGGAGCGCAGGGCCGAGATCCGGCTGGAGATCGCCCGCGCCGCCGTGGAACTCTTCGTCGACCAGGGCGTGACCGCCACCACCGGGGACCAGATCGCCCAGGTCGTCGGTGTGTCCGCGCGAACCCTGTGGCGCTACTTCCCGAGCAAGGAGAGCTGCGTCAGCCCGCTGTTCGCGGCCGGGATCGAAGCGATCGCCGCCGCGCTGCGCGCCTGGCCCGTCGGCGGCCCTCTGGAGGACGCCCTGGAACGGGCGTCCACGATCGCCGAGGGCCCGTTGGCGAGACCGCAACCGCCCAGGGTCCGCACCCTGCTGAGGCTCACCCGCACCGAGCCGGGGCTGCGTGCCGTCTGGCTCCAGGCCCACGACGAGGCCGAGCCGGTCTTCGCCCGCGCCCTCGCCGACCGCGCCGGGCTGGGCGCCGTCGACCTGCGCTCGGAGATCCAGGCCGCCATGCTCAACGCGGCGCTGCGCGCGGCGGTCGAGCACTACGCGTGGCGCACCGACGAAGAGGAGCCCGACCCCGCGAAGGCCCAGGCGGAGATGGCGGTGACGATCCGCTCGGCCCTGACGGTCGCGGCGCAGGGGATCTCCTGACCCGGGTCCTCATACGTCCGGGTCCTCGTGCATCCGGGTCCTCGTGCATCCGGGTCCTCATACGCCCCGGTTCTTGCACGTCCGGGTTGTCACACCTTGCGATACGTGTACGCGTCCGCTGCCGCCGCCTCCACCGCGGCGAGGTCGGCGCCCGCCGAGGCCGTGACGACGGCGGCCACCGCTCCCTCGACGAAGGGGGCGTCCACCAGCCGCGTGTTGTCCGGGAGTTCGTCGCCCTCGGCGAGCAGCG
This genomic interval carries:
- a CDS encoding glycoside hydrolase family 75 protein — translated: MRVQSLTLAAAGAAALLASAPAVLFTTPTTGRPGSPVVPAREGSVRAADLLAKLGGCVAVSNGRYRSDDGTRAEIPVCGAQDAVFWKADMDIDCDGRPGPLCNSRTDPLFSESTAFQQSDGRYLSAETLPYIVVPAPSDVWNYRDHGIGPGSVAAVIYRDRVQYAVVGDTGPQDIIGEASYAVAAALGIRPDPRGGGTPSGVTYIVFKNSRMSPIEDHAAAVAAGERLARKLVGEE
- a CDS encoding SDR family NAD(P)-dependent oxidoreductase, whose translation is MTTTGLDGRSVIVTGAGSGIGRAAALAFAAQGARVVVADLNAEGAAAVVKEIEASGGSAVAVTGDLSEQAVVDRVAATAVERFGGVDVLVNNAGIMDRMSAVAEVSDAEWERVIRVNLTAPFLLTRAVLPHMLAAGKGAVVNTASEAGLRGSAAGAAYTASKHGMVGLTKSLAVMYRDKGIRANAIAPGGTRTAITVDLEAGAHGPAVLGAYMGNVGRAAEAEEQAAAIVFLASDAASNINGVILPVDNGWAAV
- a CDS encoding TetR/AcrR family transcriptional regulator, which produces MPHGAIGEHPGRGRGRTGRPPLTEERRAEIRLEIARAAVELFVDQGVTATTGDQIAQVVGVSARTLWRYFPSKESCVSPLFAAGIEAIAAALRAWPVGGPLEDALERASTIAEGPLARPQPPRVRTLLRLTRTEPGLRAVWLQAHDEAEPVFARALADRAGLGAVDLRSEIQAAMLNAALRAAVEHYAWRTDEEEPDPAKAQAEMAVTIRSALTVAAQGIS